AAGTAGCTCTGTACATCGCCCATCGCTTCGAGCGAGAACTCCGTCGAAAAGATGCAGGTGTTCTGGGCCTGGTCTTCTTTCAGGATGTCGGCCTGTACGGTACCGCGCACGCGGGATAGAGCGTCGTTGCGGATGCGCTCGTAGGTCTCGCGGTCCACGACCTCATCCCCCGACACGCCTAGCAGACCGAGCCCGAGGCCATCGTGCCCCTCGGGAAGCTCTCCTTCGTAGTGCGGAAGAACGCGCGCTTCCAACTCGGCGCGCACGCGCTCGAACTCGCCCGTTGCACGCAGGTGCTTTTCGACGGCCTGGTCGATCACCGCATTGAAGAAGAAGGCGAGCACGACGGGAGCGGGGCCGTTGATGGTCATTGACACCGAAGTGCTGGGGTCGAGCAGGTCGAATCCCGAGTACAGCTTCTTCGCGTCGTCGACCGTACAGACCGAGACTCCAGAAGTGCCGATCTTGCCGTAGATGTCGGGGCGTTCGTCGGGATCTCGCCCGTACAAGGTCACGCTGTCGAAGGCCGTCGAGAGCCGCGACGCGGGCTGCCCACTCGAAAGGAGATGGAAGCGCCGGTTCGTGCGCTCGGGCGGCCCCTCGCCGGCAAACATACGTGCGGGATCTTCTTCGCCCGTTCGCTTGAACGGAAATACGCCTGCGGTAAACGGGAAGGCGCCCGGCAGATTCTCCAGCGCGAAGTAGCGGCTCAACGCTCCCCAGTCTCCGGTCCGGGGCACGGCGACGCGGGGCACATCCAGACCGGAGAGCGTGGACTCGTGGTTGCGAACCGAGATTTCGCGCTCGCGAACCCGATAGGACTGCTCGTTCGCCCGGTAGCGCCGCTGCGTTTCGGGCCAGTCTTCGAGTTGAGTGCGCAGCCCCGGATCGAGCGCGTCCAGTTCCCGATCGCGTCGCTGCTCCACCGCTGCGCGCTCCGGTGAACCCGTCTCCAGGGTTTCGGCGGCGGTGCGCAGCGCGTCCGCGCGTCGGGCGACCTCCTCCTGCTCAGCAGCGCGTGCCCGATAGCTGCGAACCGTCTCGGCGAGTTCAGCCAGATAGCGCGTGCGCGACGTGGGAATCACGAACACGCTCTCGGGCATCTCGACGGGAGGCAGTACGCGCCGCTCGAAACGATCAAAACCCCGTTCGGCGATCGCGGCCGTCAATCCCTGGTAGAGACGATCCGTACCGGGATCACTCCAACGACTGGCGATCGTCGGAAACACCGGGATCTGAGCGGCATCGGACGAGGACTCGCCGTGGTTGCGACACCACTGCTTGCGCACGTCGCGAAGCGCGTCCTCTCCGCCGCGCCGGTCGAATTTGTTGAGCACGACCGCGTCCGCAAGATCGAGCATGTCGATTTTCTCGAGTTGCGAAGGCGCGCCGTACTCCGGGGTCATGACGTAAACCGAGTAATCGACCAGGTCGACGATCTCCGAATCGCTCTGCCCGATTCCCGCCGTCTCGACGAAGATCATGTCGTAACCGGCGCTCTGCAAAACTCCGACCGCATCGACCACCGTGCTCGAAAGAGCCAGATGAGCCCGCCGCGTCGCGAGCGAACGAGCGAACACATGCGGCGCCCGGATCGCGTTCATGCGCAATCGATCGCCGAGCAGCGCGCCACCGGAGCGCCGCCGCGTCGGGTCTACCGAAAGCACCCCGATGCTGCGCTCCGGGTACTCGCGGCGAAAACGGCGCACGAGTTCATCCACCAGGCTCGACTTGCCCGCACCGCCGGTGCCGGTGAAACCGACCACGGGAGCACGAGATGCACCGACCGCCTCTTTCAGACGCCCGCGCGCTGCCAGTACCTGCGGACTATCCGTTCCCGCGCGCTCTTCGAACCAGCTGATCGCGCGCGCCACCTCCAGGGCTCGCCCGACCTCGATCCGCTCCGGATCTGGCTCACCTGGCGCGGGTCGACTGAGCCCCGCATCGGTGATCACCCGGATCATGCCTTCGAGCCCGAGTTCCTGGCCATCTTCGGGACGGAAGATGCGGGTGACGCCGTAGGCCTGCAGTTCCTCGACCTCCTGAAGAGAGATCACCCCGCCCCCGCCCCCGTACACGCGGATGTACTCGGCCCCCTCGTCCTTCAAGCGATCGATCAGGTAGCGGAAGAACTCGATGTGACCGCCCTGATAGGACGAAACGCAGATCGCGTCTGCATCTTCGTGAATTGCCGCAGTCAGCACATCATCGACCGAGCGGTCGTGGCCCAGGTGGATCACTTCCGCACCCTGCCCCTGCAACAGGCGCCGCATGATGTTGATGGAAGCGTCGTGGCCGTCGAACAGGGCGGCGGCGGTCACCACGCGCATCGGTCCGCGACCCTCCGCAGCGGGAAGGGCCTGGGGAGCACTGCTCATCGACAGAACCCCTTCGAATGCGACAGTGTGCCGCTTGGGCACGACTTCCGGTACAACGCCATGATCTCCGATCCTACCGATTTTTCGGCCGTTTGGCGCCGATCCGTGAGCCCTGCCGACGCTCGTGTATCGCGGCGGCGATGAACGCTCCGAAGAACCGGCCGATCCGCGACAATCCCTGGTGGATCCCGCCCTTTCTGGGTGCCATTCCCGCCGGTGTCAACCCGCGGGAAGTGCGCCTTCTGGGCTTCGTCGCATTCGCGATGTTCTTCGAGAACTACGACCTGTCGATCCTGGGCAATGCCCTGCCGCAGATCCGCCAGACCTTCTCGATCGACGAACGCCAGGCCGCGGAGTTCACCGGCCTGATCCGACTCGGGGCGATCCCTGCGTTCTTCCTGATTCCCCTGGCCGATCGCATTGGTCGCCGCAGTCTGCTGCTCGCCTCGATCGTGGGCGTGAGTTTCGGCTCGCTTCTGAGCGCCGTGAGTCCCAGTGCGGCCTGGTTCGTGGCCATGCAGGTCCTGACGCGCACCTGCATCATCGCCGCTTCGGTGACGGCCTTCGTAATCATCGCGGAGGAATTCCCCGCCGAGCACCGCGGCTGGGGCATCGGAATCCTCGGCTCGGTGGGTGCGTTTGGTTTCGGGGTTGGAGCGGGCGTCTACGCCTTCGTCGAGAGCCTGCCTTTCGGCTGGCGCTCACTCTACGTACTGGGATTTGCACCCGTGCTCGCGCTACCGCTGTTCAAGCGCGGCATCCCCGAAACACGCCGATTCCAGGAACAAGTCAATCGGGATGACGACACGAGCAGCGGCTGGCGGCGGATCGTTTCGATGATGGGTCCGATGCTCGAACTCGCGCGCTCGCACCCGCGCCGGGCGATCGCCATCGCCACGCTCGGAGCCGTGGCAACGGCGGGACTGGCTCCCCCGTTCCAGTTCGTCTCCGACTTCCTGCAAGGCGATCGCGGCTGGTCTCCGGGTACGTTTGCGGGCATGACCATCTTCTTTGGCGGAATGGGCGTCATCGGCAGCGTGGTCGCGGGCCGCCTCGGCGACCGCTACGGGAGGCGATTGATCGGCGCCGCGGTATTGGTCCCGTTTCCGGTCTTCGCCTGGGGTTTCTATATGGGGCCCTCGAACCTGCTGGTGATTCCCTGGGTCCTGATGGTGTTTTCGTCCATGGCCGTGACGGTCATCGTGCGCGCGCTAGCCGCCGAGGTCTTCCCCACGTCCACGCGCGGCACCGCAGGAGGCGGCCTCGCGCTATTCGAGACCCTGGGTGCAGCCATCGGTCTCTTTCTGCTCTCCGTTGGACTGACGGCCTTCCCGGAGTCCCGCAGTGCGGTCATCGCCACCATCTCGAGCCTGGTTTCGGTATCGGCCGTCGCGTTGCTCTTTCTACCGGAAACCCGCAGTCGCGAACTGGAGGAGATCAGCGGCGAAGAGCCCGAGAGCATCACACAGGAGTGATGCCGTGCTTCTTCTCGGGCGGGTCATCGTCGGGGCGATCTCGGATGGCTTCGAAACGACGCACCAGATCATCGCGCAGATCCTCAGCGGGTACGATGTCGTCGACAACCAGTTCGGAAGCCAGAAGGAGCAACTCGACATCCTCGCGGTACTCGTCGCGCAGCTTCGCCACCAGTGCCGGGCGCTCGGCTTCGGGCGTCGCCTGGATCTTGTTGTAGAAGACTGCGTTGACGGCGGCATCGGGTCCCATGACCGCGATCTGCGCACTCGGCAATGCGATGCACGCATCGGGCTCGAAACCCGGACCCGACATGGCGTAGAGGCCCGCACCGTAGGCTTTGCGCACGATCACGCTGATGCGTGGAACCGTCGTCTGTGAGACCGCGCTGATCATCTTCGCACCGGCGCGGATGATGCCTTCGCGCTCGACCTTCTTGCCGATCATGAAGCCGGGCACGTCGGCCAGATAGAGCAGCGGCACGCCGAACGCATCACATAGCTCGATGAAGCGGGCGGCCTTGTCCGCGGAGTCGACGAAGAGCACGCCTCCCTTCCACTTGGGCTGATTGGCGATGATGCCAATCGTCTTTCCTTCGAGCCGCGCGAAACCGGTGACGATCTCGCGTGCGAAGAGTTTCTTGATCTCGAAAAAGCTGCCCAGATCGACCAGCCGCTCGATCACCTCGAAGATGTCGAACGGTTTGTTTTCGTCCCCGGGGATCACCTCGGCCAGATCCGTGCAGTCCTTGGCCGCCGGCAGGGGATCGGCTTCGGGCAGTTCATCTCCCACGGTGGACGGCAGATAGGAGAGGTAGCGACGCGCACCGTCCAGGGCCTGCTCTTCATCCTTGCACAGCACGTCCCCGCAGCCGCTGATCGAACAGTGCATGCGCGCACCGCCCATCTCTTCGAGCGTGGTCTGTTCTCCGATCACCATCTCGGCCATGCGCGGCGAGCCCAGATACATGCTGGCATTGCCCTCGACCATGAAGACCAGATCGCAGAACGCGGGGATATAGGCGCCTCCCGCAGCCGACGGACCGAACAGACAACAGACCTGAGGAATCTTGCCCGACATGCGCACCTGATTGAAGAAGATTCGACCGGCGCCGCGGCGACCGGGAAAGAGCTCCACTTGATCGGTGATTCGCGCGCCCGCCGAATCGATCAGGTACACCAGCGGAACTTCGAGCCGTTCGGCCGTGGCCTGAATACGCTGGATCTTTTCGACCGTGCGCTTGCCCCAGGAGCCGGCCTTGATCGTCGAATCATTGGCCATCACGCAAACGGGACGACCTTCGATCGCACCCGTTCCGATGATCACGCCGTCGGCGGGCAGGTCTTTGGCCTTGGCGTTTGCGAAACGGCCGTCCTCGACGAAGCTGTCGGGATCTAGAAGATATTCGATGCGAGCGCGAGCGAAGAGCTTGCCCTGCGCCGCCGCCTTCTCATGAGCCGCAGGCGCACCGCCTGAGAGGATTCGTTCGATCTCGCCCTGAATGAATGAATCAGACACGCTCGCCCCCCTACAAATAGCCGAGCGCACGCGCGCGCGCGGGTTTCTTGGTCCAGTTGTGGTCCGTCTTGACCCAGAGATTCAAGTGCACGGTCTTCCCGACCAGCGGGGCCAGTCGTTTGCGCGATTCGATCCCCAGAGATTTCAACATCGCTCCACCCGCTCCCACCACGATGCCTTTCTGGCTTTCGCGCTCCACCAGAAGGTTTGCGCGAATGCGAACCTCCTTGGAGGACTCGTCCCAGCCTTCGACCTCGACCGCCACGGAATAGGGAATCTCGTCGCGGAATTGTTCGAATACGACCTCGCGAATCTGCTCCGCCGCCAGGAAGCGCATGGGCGCGTCGGTCAGAAAGTCCTCGGGATAGAGCGCGGGCCCTTCGGGCAGCAGCGCGACCACTTTGTCCAGGAATGCCGCGACGCTATTCGGATCGCGTTCCGAAACCTCCAGGACAGCGACGAAACGGTCCAGCGCGGGGACGGGACTCGGCTGAGCCAGATCGCGTTTGGTGTGCAGAAGCAGGATCGGGGATTTCAACTCCGCCAGTCTCTCTTCGGGTACGTCCCATGTGGCCCCGCACTCGAATAGCAACACGCGAAGATCCGCATCTTCTGCGCTCAGCAAAGCCCGCTCGTTCATGGCCAGATTGAACTTCGCCTGGCCGCGATGCACTCCCGGTGTGTCGTGGAACAGAATCTGTGAACCCGGTCGGGAGAGTACGCCCAGAATGCGGCCCCGCGTGGTCTGCGCGCGTGCGGCGGTGATGGCGAGTTTCTCCCCGAGTGCG
This bacterium DNA region includes the following protein-coding sequences:
- a CDS encoding acyl-CoA carboxylase subunit beta; this translates as MSDSFIQGEIERILSGGAPAAHEKAAAQGKLFARARIEYLLDPDSFVEDGRFANAKAKDLPADGVIIGTGAIEGRPVCVMANDSTIKAGSWGKRTVEKIQRIQATAERLEVPLVYLIDSAGARITDQVELFPGRRGAGRIFFNQVRMSGKIPQVCCLFGPSAAGGAYIPAFCDLVFMVEGNASMYLGSPRMAEMVIGEQTTLEEMGGARMHCSISGCGDVLCKDEEQALDGARRYLSYLPSTVGDELPEADPLPAAKDCTDLAEVIPGDENKPFDIFEVIERLVDLGSFFEIKKLFAREIVTGFARLEGKTIGIIANQPKWKGGVLFVDSADKAARFIELCDAFGVPLLYLADVPGFMIGKKVEREGIIRAGAKMISAVSQTTVPRISVIVRKAYGAGLYAMSGPGFEPDACIALPSAQIAVMGPDAAVNAVFYNKIQATPEAERPALVAKLRDEYREDVELLLLASELVVDDIVPAEDLRDDLVRRFEAIRDRPDDDPPEKKHGITPV
- a CDS encoding MFS transporter gives rise to the protein MNAPKNRPIRDNPWWIPPFLGAIPAGVNPREVRLLGFVAFAMFFENYDLSILGNALPQIRQTFSIDERQAAEFTGLIRLGAIPAFFLIPLADRIGRRSLLLASIVGVSFGSLLSAVSPSAAWFVAMQVLTRTCIIAASVTAFVIIAEEFPAEHRGWGIGILGSVGAFGFGVGAGVYAFVESLPFGWRSLYVLGFAPVLALPLFKRGIPETRRFQEQVNRDDDTSSGWRRIVSMMGPMLELARSHPRRAIAIATLGAVATAGLAPPFQFVSDFLQGDRGWSPGTFAGMTIFFGGMGVIGSVVAGRLGDRYGRRLIGAAVLVPFPVFAWGFYMGPSNLLVIPWVLMVFSSMAVTVIVRALAAEVFPTSTRGTAGGGLALFETLGAAIGLFLLSVGLTAFPESRSAVIATISSLVSVSAVALLFLPETRSRELEEISGEEPESITQE
- a CDS encoding GTPase Era is translated as MKKHSRTAQSAHRCGVVALLGRPNAGKSSLLNAALGEKLAITAARAQTTRGRILGVLSRPGSQILFHDTPGVHRGQAKFNLAMNERALLSAEDADLRVLLFECGATWDVPEERLAELKSPILLLHTKRDLAQPSPVPALDRFVAVLEVSERDPNSVAAFLDKVVALLPEGPALYPEDFLTDAPMRFLAAEQIREVVFEQFRDEIPYSVAVEVEGWDESSKEVRIRANLLVERESQKGIVVGAGGAMLKSLGIESRKRLAPLVGKTVHLNLWVKTDHNWTKKPARARALGYL
- a CDS encoding methylmalonyl-CoA mutase, whose amino-acid sequence is MSSAPQALPAAEGRGPMRVVTAAALFDGHDASINIMRRLLQGQGAEVIHLGHDRSVDDVLTAAIHEDADAICVSSYQGGHIEFFRYLIDRLKDEGAEYIRVYGGGGGVISLQEVEELQAYGVTRIFRPEDGQELGLEGMIRVITDAGLSRPAPGEPDPERIEVGRALEVARAISWFEERAGTDSPQVLAARGRLKEAVGASRAPVVGFTGTGGAGKSSLVDELVRRFRREYPERSIGVLSVDPTRRRSGGALLGDRLRMNAIRAPHVFARSLATRRAHLALSSTVVDAVGVLQSAGYDMIFVETAGIGQSDSEIVDLVDYSVYVMTPEYGAPSQLEKIDMLDLADAVVLNKFDRRGGEDALRDVRKQWCRNHGESSSDAAQIPVFPTIASRWSDPGTDRLYQGLTAAIAERGFDRFERRVLPPVEMPESVFVIPTSRTRYLAELAETVRSYRARAAEQEEVARRADALRTAAETLETGSPERAAVEQRRDRELDALDPGLRTQLEDWPETQRRYRANEQSYRVREREISVRNHESTLSGLDVPRVAVPRTGDWGALSRYFALENLPGAFPFTAGVFPFKRTGEEDPARMFAGEGPPERTNRRFHLLSSGQPASRLSTAFDSVTLYGRDPDERPDIYGKIGTSGVSVCTVDDAKKLYSGFDLLDPSTSVSMTINGPAPVVLAFFFNAVIDQAVEKHLRATGEFERVRAELEARVLPHYEGELPEGHDGLGLGLLGVSGDEVVDRETYERIRNDALSRVRGTVQADILKEDQAQNTCIFSTEFSLEAMGDVQSY